The Achromobacter pestifer genome includes a region encoding these proteins:
- a CDS encoding fumarylacetoacetate hydrolase family protein has translation MKIAVFRIQGERRIGVVSDDGGSVTALDFPRELAAAGALTAVEWLAEGRALPGQTGSSYRWDQVEHEAPLPAQRRNLFCVGRNYHAHAKELRDSVFKDNDANPESWPIVFTKVPQTVVGPWADVQLPVGVSDKIDYEAELAVVIGKGGRNISRAEAMSHVIGYTVVNDVTARDVQMRHQQWDLGKSFDTFCPMGPWLVTADELDGRQTRVRCWVNGELRQDGNTEDLIFDIPTLIETCSRGITLYPGDVIATGTPAGVGQGLNPPRFLKHGDVVRVEIDGIGHIENRFV, from the coding sequence ATGAAGATTGCAGTATTCCGGATCCAGGGCGAGCGCCGCATCGGCGTGGTGTCCGACGACGGCGGCAGCGTGACCGCCCTGGACTTCCCGCGCGAACTCGCGGCCGCCGGCGCGCTGACCGCCGTGGAATGGCTGGCCGAGGGCCGTGCCTTGCCGGGCCAGACCGGCTCGTCCTACCGCTGGGACCAGGTGGAGCATGAAGCGCCCTTGCCGGCGCAGCGGCGCAACCTGTTCTGCGTCGGACGCAACTACCACGCCCACGCCAAGGAACTGCGTGACTCCGTCTTCAAGGACAACGACGCCAATCCCGAATCCTGGCCCATCGTGTTCACCAAGGTGCCGCAGACCGTGGTCGGCCCCTGGGCCGACGTGCAACTGCCCGTGGGCGTCTCGGACAAGATCGACTACGAAGCCGAGCTGGCGGTGGTGATCGGCAAGGGCGGCCGCAACATTTCCCGCGCCGAGGCCATGAGCCACGTGATCGGCTACACGGTGGTCAACGACGTCACCGCGCGCGACGTGCAGATGCGCCATCAGCAATGGGATCTGGGCAAGTCCTTCGACACCTTCTGCCCCATGGGCCCCTGGCTGGTGACGGCCGACGAACTGGACGGCCGGCAGACCCGCGTGCGCTGCTGGGTCAACGGCGAACTGCGCCAGGACGGCAACACCGAAGACCTGATCTTCGACATCCCCACACTGATCGAAACCTGCTCGCGCGGCATCACCCTGTATCCGGGCGACGTCATCGCCACGGGCACGCCGGCCGGCGTCGGCCAGGGCCTGAACCCGCCGCGGTTCCTCAAGCACGGCGACGTGGTGCGGGTGGAAATCGACGGCATCGGACATATCGAAAACCGCTTCGTCTGA
- a CDS encoding FadR/GntR family transcriptional regulator produces MDKASALRAVIIENLQSGAWPAGHRLPTERALSVQFGISRSTVRRTLAELKDEGLILQRVGSGTYANPQMPLAQAEGLLRAEVLSTSPAELMAARLVLEPAIAALVVQHGSPADFAAMQDACAKAEAADSFEAFEIWDAKLHELMATATHNLFIEKVFALMTAARSQATWGALKRKSLTPERRQAYQVEHREIVDALHDRDAERAMEAVRRHLLHVRDNLLG; encoded by the coding sequence ATGGACAAAGCCTCCGCCTTGCGCGCGGTCATCATCGAAAATCTGCAATCCGGCGCCTGGCCCGCCGGCCATCGCCTGCCCACGGAACGTGCCTTGAGCGTACAGTTCGGCATCAGCCGCTCGACGGTGCGCCGCACCCTGGCCGAATTGAAGGACGAAGGCCTGATCCTGCAACGCGTGGGCAGCGGCACCTACGCCAATCCGCAGATGCCGCTGGCGCAGGCCGAAGGGCTGCTGCGCGCCGAAGTGCTGTCCACCAGCCCGGCAGAACTGATGGCGGCGCGGCTGGTGCTGGAACCGGCCATCGCGGCGCTGGTGGTGCAGCATGGCAGCCCGGCCGATTTCGCCGCCATGCAGGATGCCTGCGCAAAGGCCGAGGCCGCCGACAGCTTCGAAGCGTTCGAGATCTGGGACGCCAAATTGCACGAATTGATGGCCACGGCCACGCACAATCTCTTCATCGAAAAAGTGTTCGCGCTGATGACGGCGGCGCGCTCGCAAGCGACCTGGGGCGCATTGAAGCGCAAGAGCCTGACGCCCGAGCGGCGTCAGGCCTATCAGGTGGAGCATCGCGAGATCGTCGACGCGCTGCATGACCGCGACGCCGAACGGGCCATGGAGGCCGTGCGGCGGCATCTGCTGCACGTCAGGGACAACTTGTTGGGCTAG
- a CDS encoding GntR family transcriptional regulator encodes MAPATHDALPALDRSGDIPLHAQVATLLRGYIRTNKLAAGAVLPSEAALCERFGVARSVVRQALAALATEGLIQRETGRPASVAAPQEHRRLVQRSTGLYEQFAQSGVALQTRVLAFERAEPPADVAAFFGTTQLLMLERLRHVADAPLAYVRTWLPADAVPGLRAEDLADASLHGVLTRRFGLRPGAGRNQIRAVAADKPLAQLLGTQAGTPLLMLQGQGMDQHGRPLEWFTTWHRAEQLVFDVDVSMGHESVQPRLQTPDAPAEPSPEGHDPLARAQALVAELSAELARLRGQP; translated from the coding sequence ATGGCGCCCGCCACGCATGACGCATTGCCCGCACTTGACCGCTCCGGCGATATCCCGCTGCACGCCCAGGTGGCGACCCTGCTGCGCGGATACATCCGCACGAACAAGCTCGCGGCCGGCGCCGTGCTGCCCAGCGAGGCGGCGCTGTGCGAGCGCTTCGGCGTGGCGCGCAGCGTGGTGCGCCAGGCGCTGGCGGCCCTGGCCACCGAAGGCCTGATCCAGCGCGAAACCGGGCGTCCCGCCAGCGTGGCGGCGCCCCAGGAACACCGCCGGCTGGTGCAGCGCTCCACCGGCCTGTACGAGCAATTCGCGCAATCCGGCGTGGCCTTGCAAACCCGCGTGCTGGCTTTCGAGCGCGCCGAACCGCCCGCCGACGTCGCCGCCTTCTTCGGCACCACGCAGTTGCTCATGCTGGAGCGCCTGCGCCATGTGGCCGACGCGCCGCTCGCCTACGTGCGCACCTGGCTGCCCGCCGACGCGGTGCCCGGCCTGCGCGCCGAAGACCTCGCCGACGCCTCCCTGCACGGCGTGCTGACGCGGCGCTTTGGCCTGCGTCCCGGCGCCGGGCGCAACCAGATCCGCGCCGTGGCCGCCGACAAGCCGCTGGCGCAACTGCTGGGCACGCAAGCCGGCACGCCGCTGCTGATGCTGCAAGGCCAGGGCATGGACCAACATGGCCGCCCTCTGGAGTGGTTCACGACCTGGCACCGCGCGGAACAGCTGGTGTTCGACGTGGACGTCAGCATGGGCCATGAAAGCGTGCAGCCCCGGCTGCAGACGCCCGATGCGCCCGCCGAACCCTCGCCCGAGGGACACGACCCGCTGGCGCGCGCCCAGGCCCTGGTGGCCGAACTTTCCGCCGAACTGGCCCGGCTGCGCGGGCAGCCCTGA
- the pdxA gene encoding 4-hydroxythreonine-4-phosphate dehydrogenase PdxA produces the protein MTQSQPGKLPLLAVTLGDVAGIGPEITAKMLMGHDELRQKARLLVVGDVDVMTNAVRSLGGDPAIVRKLERAADCANTPGTIEVLQAGPSLAHVKLGEISADAGDGSVRFVTTACALARAGEVDGIVTAPLNKAAMHAAGHKWPGHTELLAHEFGVKTFSLVLSAGDLYIFHATTHVSLRQAIEDLTPARMRAVLRLAGSFAKALGRGDQPVAVSGLNPHAGENGIFGTEDADILAPAVAEANAAGILAAGPIPADALFPQAVRGKWKFVIACYHDQGHAPFKAVYGDDGVNITVGLPVVRVSVDHGTAFDIAGKGIAREDSLILAAERAAHLAPGWTHVWETARAQTGG, from the coding sequence ATGACACAATCCCAACCGGGCAAGCTGCCCCTGCTGGCCGTAACCCTGGGCGACGTGGCAGGTATCGGGCCGGAAATCACGGCCAAGATGCTGATGGGCCATGACGAACTGCGCCAGAAGGCCCGCCTGCTGGTGGTCGGCGACGTGGACGTGATGACCAACGCCGTGCGCAGCCTGGGCGGCGACCCCGCCATCGTGCGCAAGCTGGAGCGCGCGGCCGACTGCGCCAACACCCCCGGCACCATTGAAGTGCTGCAGGCCGGCCCGTCGCTGGCCCACGTCAAGCTGGGCGAGATCAGCGCGGATGCGGGCGACGGCTCGGTGCGCTTCGTCACCACGGCCTGCGCCCTGGCGCGCGCCGGCGAGGTCGACGGCATCGTCACCGCGCCGCTGAACAAGGCCGCCATGCACGCGGCTGGCCACAAGTGGCCCGGCCACACCGAACTGCTGGCGCACGAATTCGGCGTCAAGACCTTCTCGCTGGTGCTGTCGGCCGGCGACCTTTACATTTTCCACGCCACCACCCATGTATCGCTGCGCCAGGCCATCGAAGACCTGACCCCGGCGCGCATGCGCGCGGTGCTGCGCCTGGCCGGCTCGTTCGCCAAGGCGCTGGGCCGCGGCGACCAGCCGGTGGCGGTGTCGGGCCTGAATCCGCATGCCGGAGAAAACGGCATCTTCGGCACCGAAGACGCCGACATCCTGGCCCCCGCCGTGGCCGAAGCCAATGCCGCGGGCATCCTGGCCGCCGGCCCGATCCCGGCCGACGCGCTGTTCCCGCAAGCCGTGCGCGGCAAGTGGAAATTCGTGATCGCCTGTTACCACGACCAGGGCCACGCGCCCTTCAAGGCGGTCTACGGCGACGACGGCGTAAACATCACGGTAGGCCTGCCTGTCGTGCGCGTGTCGGTGGACCACGGCACCGCCTTCGACATCGCTGGAAAGGGCATCGCCCGCGAGGACAGCCTGATCCTGGCCGCCGAGCGCGCCGCGCATCTGGCGCCGGGCTGGACGCATGTGTGGGAAACTGCGCGGGCACAAACCGGAGGTTGA
- the dtnK gene encoding D-threonate kinase: protein MNPAIAIVADDLTGSGDTAVQFVRAGWSTHLSIGGADEALSGPGAAGVEVLAVTTNSRALSAADAAETVWQNVRRLRAAGVTRLYKKVDSTLRGAFKAEIDAAREAWGPDTIAVICPAFPATGRTIEQGVLYVNGKPVTETSAATDPVTPVTESHIPTLLGCAHVAAQEGETPQALAARIRLAGNTVVVDAATEADLERLARAIGLLGVHALPVGAGGLAVPLARVWAGADQTAPVVVVVTSQHSAARTQAAALQASGADTWTPTLAQLADDAAWQAWSQPLLQAHAQAPAQAGTVLLLAPEGQLDGLDSETVAERLGSLAAQLIASANAAGVVATGGDGARSVLVALGARGIALVDEVMGGVPLGTLTGGTAAGLPVVTKAGGFGTEDVLVRAVRAIRDRRFKR, encoded by the coding sequence TTGAATCCCGCCATCGCCATCGTCGCCGATGACCTGACCGGGTCGGGCGACACGGCGGTGCAGTTCGTGCGCGCCGGCTGGAGCACGCACCTGTCCATCGGCGGCGCCGACGAGGCGCTGTCGGGTCCGGGCGCCGCCGGCGTGGAAGTGCTGGCGGTCACGACCAACAGCCGCGCGCTGTCCGCCGCCGACGCGGCCGAGACCGTCTGGCAGAACGTGCGGCGCCTGCGCGCGGCCGGCGTCACGCGCCTGTACAAGAAGGTGGACTCCACCTTGCGCGGCGCCTTCAAGGCCGAGATCGACGCGGCGCGCGAGGCCTGGGGCCCGGACACCATCGCGGTGATCTGCCCGGCCTTCCCGGCCACCGGCCGCACCATCGAACAAGGCGTGCTCTACGTCAACGGCAAGCCGGTCACAGAGACATCGGCGGCCACCGATCCGGTCACGCCCGTGACCGAAAGCCATATCCCCACTCTGCTGGGTTGCGCCCATGTGGCGGCGCAGGAAGGCGAGACGCCGCAAGCGCTGGCGGCCCGCATCCGCCTGGCGGGCAACACCGTGGTGGTCGACGCCGCCACCGAGGCCGACCTGGAGCGCCTGGCGCGCGCCATCGGCCTGCTGGGCGTACATGCCCTGCCCGTGGGAGCGGGCGGCCTGGCCGTGCCGCTGGCCCGGGTCTGGGCCGGCGCCGACCAGACCGCGCCGGTCGTGGTGGTGGTGACCTCGCAGCACAGCGCGGCGCGCACGCAAGCCGCCGCCCTGCAAGCCTCGGGCGCCGACACCTGGACGCCCACGCTGGCCCAACTGGCCGACGATGCGGCATGGCAGGCCTGGAGCCAGCCGCTGCTGCAGGCGCACGCGCAGGCCCCGGCGCAGGCCGGCACGGTGCTGCTGCTGGCGCCCGAAGGCCAGCTGGACGGCCTGGATTCCGAGACCGTCGCCGAGCGCTTGGGCAGCCTGGCCGCGCAATTGATCGCCAGCGCGAACGCCGCCGGCGTGGTCGCCACCGGCGGCGACGGCGCGCGCAGCGTGCTGGTGGCGCTGGGCGCCCGCGGCATTGCGCTGGTGGATGAAGTGATGGGCGGCGTGCCCCTGGGCACGCTGACCGGAGGCACGGCCGCCGGCCTGCCCGTGGTGACCAAGGCCGGCGGCTTTGGCACCGAAGATGTACTGGTTCGCGCGGTGCGCGCGATCCGCGACAGGAGATTCAAGCGATGA
- a CDS encoding 2-keto-3-deoxygluconate permease: MSTETSRSPFFGTMQKIPGGLMLVPLILGSLIGTFAPDALAIGGFTTALFKNSALPLIALLIFATGTQVNTRTGGPILATAGTILLMKTLVPATLIIILGSYVGLDGVLGVSILAMLAAFDNSNGGLWLAYTGQYGDARDRGAYVASAVNDGPFFSLLFLGASGLADIPMIALVAALVPFLLGVVVGNLDPKWRDVLKPVPNIVIPFFAFALGTGINLGAVVSGGISGLILGLIISPITGGLVYLGYRLILKRGGKSGLGFAAGTTAGNAIATPAVVAAADPNFQQYVSTATAQVAACVLISSILAPMLASYFLKRAGELKSEDADPTVAPALREARGEAL, from the coding sequence GTGTCGACCGAAACTTCCCGCTCGCCCTTTTTTGGCACGATGCAGAAAATCCCCGGTGGATTGATGCTGGTGCCGCTGATCCTGGGTTCACTGATCGGCACCTTCGCTCCCGACGCCCTGGCGATCGGCGGCTTCACCACCGCCCTGTTCAAGAACAGCGCCCTGCCCCTGATCGCGCTGCTGATCTTCGCGACCGGCACCCAGGTCAACACGCGCACCGGCGGCCCCATCCTGGCCACCGCCGGCACCATCCTGCTGATGAAGACCCTGGTGCCCGCCACCCTCATCATCATCCTGGGCAGCTACGTCGGCCTGGACGGCGTGCTGGGCGTCTCCATCCTGGCGATGCTGGCCGCCTTCGACAACAGCAACGGCGGCCTGTGGCTGGCCTATACCGGCCAATACGGCGACGCCCGCGACCGCGGCGCCTATGTCGCCAGCGCGGTCAACGACGGCCCCTTCTTCAGCCTGCTGTTCCTGGGCGCCTCGGGCCTGGCCGACATCCCCATGATCGCCCTGGTGGCGGCGCTGGTGCCGTTCCTGCTGGGCGTGGTGGTCGGCAACCTGGACCCCAAGTGGCGCGACGTGCTCAAGCCCGTGCCCAACATCGTCATCCCCTTCTTCGCCTTCGCGCTGGGCACCGGCATCAACCTGGGCGCCGTGGTTTCCGGCGGCATCAGCGGATTGATCCTGGGCCTGATCATCAGCCCCATCACCGGCGGCCTGGTCTACCTGGGCTATCGCCTGATCCTGAAGCGCGGCGGCAAGAGCGGCCTGGGCTTCGCGGCCGGCACCACCGCCGGCAACGCCATCGCCACCCCCGCGGTCGTGGCGGCAGCCGACCCCAACTTCCAGCAGTACGTGTCGACCGCCACCGCGCAGGTCGCCGCCTGCGTGCTGATCAGCTCGATCCTGGCGCCGATGCTGGCCTCGTACTTCCTCAAGCGCGCCGGCGAGCTCAAGTCCGAGGACGCCGATCCCACGGTCGCGCCCGCCCTGCGTGAAGCGCGCGGAGAAGCGCTTTGA
- a CDS encoding TonB-dependent siderophore receptor: MIRHLHPAARRARPQALLPIAAALTACLGAAAHAQPAQSGEPATLLPAVQVTGTGETATSPVDGYVATRSATATKTDTPLSETPQAITVIPREQIVDQGAQNIQDTMNYAAGVRPNAYGVDNRADYVRIRGVEPVQYLDGLRQYFSFNNPRTEVYAMERVEVLRGPSSMLYGQGSTGGIVNLVSKRPLAETQREIGVVLGNHNRREIQADLTGPASEDGQWLYRVIAVGRDSDTQVQYAPDDRLMLAPSLTWRPSAATSLTLQATWQKDRAGTTQSFLPWSGSVQENPNGRIPTRRFASEPGFDAYDTEQFSVGWLFEHQFNDTWKVRQNFRNTVSSVDYKTLYPNVYGARRGDSYIDPEQTTVDRIFYVNKPRMRTLLADQNLEGKLNWGRTEHTVLFGMDYSRYRETSQTASGAGSPLNLYHPVYGNAPEYELSDTPKINQQQIGFYAQDQIKFDKNWIFLAGIRRDRADSTTQGQDRETDMATTKRFGLMYAADNGWSPYLSYSESFTPIAGADFYNQRWKPMRGKQVEAGIKYMPKDADIEFTAAAYDLREKNRQTNDPNNPNNQIQAGKTRTRGVELELRGRVTKDVDVIANYIYTDLDPQLEAQPKHMASMWGKYRFALAGQPGFAVGAGVRYLSAFRDGGAPETPAVTLFDAMLSYDNGPWRYALNLNNIADRTYEVVCLDRGDCFYGARRTVMLSGAYRF, from the coding sequence TTGATACGCCATCTTCATCCGGCCGCCCGCCGTGCGCGGCCGCAGGCCTTGCTGCCCATCGCCGCCGCGCTGACCGCCTGCCTCGGCGCCGCGGCGCATGCTCAACCCGCGCAGTCGGGTGAACCCGCCACCCTCCTGCCCGCCGTGCAGGTCACGGGAACCGGCGAGACAGCGACCAGCCCGGTCGACGGCTACGTCGCCACGCGCAGCGCCACCGCCACCAAGACCGACACGCCCTTGTCGGAAACGCCGCAAGCCATCACCGTGATCCCGCGCGAGCAGATCGTGGACCAGGGCGCGCAGAACATCCAGGACACCATGAACTACGCGGCCGGCGTGCGCCCCAACGCCTATGGCGTGGACAACCGCGCCGACTACGTGCGCATCCGCGGCGTGGAGCCGGTGCAGTACCTGGACGGCCTGCGCCAGTATTTCAGCTTCAACAACCCGCGCACCGAGGTCTATGCGATGGAGCGGGTCGAAGTGCTGCGCGGCCCCTCCTCCATGCTGTATGGACAGGGCAGCACCGGCGGCATCGTCAACCTGGTCAGCAAGCGGCCGCTGGCGGAAACGCAGCGCGAGATCGGCGTGGTGCTGGGCAACCACAACCGCCGCGAGATCCAGGCCGACCTCACGGGTCCGGCCAGCGAGGACGGCCAATGGTTGTACCGCGTGATCGCCGTGGGACGCGACAGCGATACCCAGGTCCAGTACGCGCCCGACGACCGTCTGATGCTGGCGCCGTCCCTCACCTGGCGCCCCAGCGCGGCCACCTCGCTGACGCTGCAGGCCACCTGGCAGAAGGATCGCGCGGGCACCACGCAGTCCTTCCTGCCGTGGAGCGGCTCGGTGCAGGAAAATCCCAACGGCCGCATCCCGACCCGGCGCTTCGCCAGCGAGCCCGGTTTCGACGCCTACGACACCGAGCAGTTCAGCGTGGGCTGGCTGTTCGAGCATCAGTTCAACGACACCTGGAAAGTGCGGCAGAACTTCCGCAACACGGTCAGCAGCGTCGACTACAAGACGCTCTATCCCAACGTCTACGGCGCGCGCCGCGGCGATTCGTACATCGATCCGGAACAGACCACCGTCGACCGCATTTTCTACGTCAACAAGCCGCGCATGCGCACGCTGCTGGCCGACCAGAACCTGGAAGGCAAGCTGAACTGGGGCCGCACGGAACACACGGTGCTCTTCGGCATGGATTATTCGCGCTACCGCGAGACCAGCCAGACGGCCAGCGGCGCGGGCTCGCCGTTGAACCTGTACCACCCGGTGTACGGCAACGCGCCCGAGTATGAACTGTCGGACACTCCCAAGATCAACCAACAGCAGATCGGCTTCTACGCCCAGGACCAGATCAAGTTCGACAAGAACTGGATCTTCCTGGCCGGCATCCGCCGCGACCGCGCCGACAGCACCACCCAAGGCCAGGACCGCGAAACCGACATGGCCACCACCAAGCGCTTCGGCCTGATGTACGCCGCGGACAACGGTTGGTCGCCGTATCTCAGCTACAGCGAGTCGTTCACGCCCATCGCCGGCGCCGACTTCTACAACCAGCGCTGGAAGCCCATGCGCGGCAAGCAGGTGGAGGCCGGTATCAAATACATGCCGAAGGACGCCGACATCGAATTCACGGCCGCCGCCTACGACCTGCGCGAAAAGAACCGCCAGACCAACGATCCGAACAACCCCAACAACCAGATCCAGGCCGGCAAGACCCGCACGCGCGGGGTGGAGCTGGAGCTGCGCGGCCGCGTCACCAAGGATGTGGACGTGATCGCCAACTACATCTACACCGACCTGGATCCGCAGCTGGAAGCGCAGCCCAAGCACATGGCTTCCATGTGGGGCAAGTACCGCTTCGCGCTGGCCGGCCAGCCTGGTTTCGCGGTGGGCGCGGGCGTGCGCTATCTGTCGGCATTCCGCGACGGCGGCGCCCCGGAAACGCCGGCGGTCACGCTGTTCGACGCCATGCTCAGCTACGACAACGGTCCTTGGCGCTATGCGCTGAACCTGAACAACATCGCGGACCGCACGTATGAAGTGGTCTGCCTGGACCGCGGCGACTGCTTCTACGGCGCGCGCCGCACCGTCATGCTGAGCGGCGCCTACCGCTTTTAA